One Senegalimassilia faecalis genomic window, TCGCTGACTGGCTTCACGAGTTTCGGAAGGCTCGACGACACCTCCGCTATGACGAGGGCGTTATGGGCGTCCGTCTTGATGTCGCCGCCGTACATCTCAATCGCCTTGGACATGGCCCTCGGGGTGATGAACCCCTTAGCGATGCCCATGTCGTCGCATACGGCGAACAGCAGGGCGGCCATGTTTCCCGGCTGGTCGACGACGACAACCGGGCTCCCGAAGAGGGAGACGCTCAAGAGGGCGTCCCTGATCCCGCTCTCCGACTGCTCGACCTTTCCGTCGAAAACAAGCTCTCCTGTTGCCGGGATGATCGCGGCAAAGTGATGGGACGACTTCCCCACATCGACGCCGCAGCACACGGAATAGGTTCTCTCCATGCTTCGCCTTTCTCTGTTGAGGAGCTGGCATGAGCCGCGGCGCTGACGTTGGCATTACTTTGAGGGAGAGGGCACATCGGAACGCGCCTCGACATCAACCTATCGGCTATGATCGGCGCCTGCGAGCCCGGCGGCATGACATTTTGGATTATCGCAACATCCGCACCTGGCCATACCGGGCTCGTTGGCAACCAGCATCGGACGCATCCTCGGATCAGTTGCCCGATAACCCGATTGTAAGAGTCATCGGGCCGACACCTTGTAAGTAACCCTGTCCGGAGCCGCCGGCGCACAGCGCTGGAGCGTTCCTCGCGATTGGAGCTCCAGCATCACTGATATTAGGATGAAAAGCAATCAAAGTCCGCATCCCCATTTGTCTCGAATGCAACGACGCGATGTCCAGCTATGGCTCAGCCTTCGCAACCTGCCGGACTGCTCAGTAGTGCGCAGTAACTACTTGGTAGATACCCAGTAGCTCCGGTGTGGCGCAGGTAGTCGGCGATGAAAGGCGCGGGGCGCGCCTTGCCGCCCGTCCTAGATGACGCCGCACGGTAGCGCTATCGGGCAGCTGCGCTACCGCAGGTAGACGCTCTTGAGCACCTCGACGACCTGCTGCGCCCCGACGCCCTTGATCTTGAGCGCCTTGGGGTCGACGGGGTCCGACTCGTAGGCCTCCAGGAAGCGTCGCATGTCGGCGCGGACCCCCTCGCTCATGGCGGGGCGCTCGCCGCCCGCGAGCAGCGTGGCGAGGCGGCAAACGTCGTTTCGGTGCTTCTTCACGCTCTTCTCGTCGACGCCCTGGCCGCCCGCCCGCCTGGCGGAAAGGTCGAGCCACGCCTTGGCCTTGAAGGGGATCAGCCCCTCGACCGACAGGACGGCGACGCCGCCGGCCGACGCTCTGTTCTCGACGAGCAGCCGGTAGTACTCTTCGTCAAGCAGAATCGCCGAAAGGCTCGAGACCTCGTCGTCGATGTGGATCGGCATGAGGCCGGACTCCGCGTCGCGCAGGTCGACGTCGGTGCGCGCGAACAGCTCCAGCATGGCGGGGAAGGCCGGGTCCTCCGGCCTGGAGAACCGGTAGAACTGAGGCTTTCCGCCGCTCTTCTGCCGGTTCTCGTACCCGCCTTCCCGGACGAAGTCCCAGAAGACCTGGCCGAACTCGGGCGTCAGCGCCTCCACCAGAAGGACCAGGTGTTAGCGTCAATATATTTTTCACCATTTTCACCAACGTATTTTCGCCAATCGCGCCAACGCGGATGCGCCGGATTCGCCAACGCTGATGCGCCGCTTCCGGCGTCTAGGCGCCCTCCTCCTTCCCGTCCTCACCGCCGATGGATACGTCCTTCAGGCGATATGACCGTCCCGTTATCTTGATCATCGCGCAATGGTGGCAAAGCCTGTCGGCCACCGCCGAGGCCGTGACGTTGCTGCCGAACACGTCGCCCCACCTGCCCACCGGCACGTTGGTCGTGACGATGGTCGACCGCTTGAGCGCGTAGCGCCTGTTGACCAGCTGGAACAGCAGGTCGGCGCCCTCCTTGCCGATGTCGAGGTAGCCGAGCTCGTCTATTATCAGCAGGCTGCAGTGCTCGTAGAACCGCATCCTGCGCGCCAGCGCCTCCTTCGCCGAGGCGTGCTTGAGGTCCTCGACCAGCCTCGAGCAGTCGGCGAAGTACACCTGCTTGCGGGCCATCACCGCCTCGTGGCCTATGGCTATCGACAGGTGGGTCTTGCCGACGCCCGGGCTGCCGACGAGCACGACGTTGTCGCCGCGGTCGATGAACTCGAGCGTGGCCAGCTGCTCGACCAGCCCGCGCGGCACGCTCGGCTGGAAGCCCCAGTCGAAGTCGGCCAGCGTCTTTATGTAGGGGAAGTTGGCCATCCTCGTGCGGCGCTCGTCGTCGGCGCGCCGCTTGAGGGCTATCTGGGCGTCGGTGAGCTCGAGCATGGCGTCGACCAGGCTCTTCCTCCCGTCGGCGACGAGCCTGACGTACTCGGGCACCGACGACGCCATGCCCTCGAGCCCCAGCTCCTCGAGGTTGGCCGCCAGGCGGTTGAGGGGGCTGGCCTGCACGGCGGCGCTCACAGCGAGCCCCCTATCGAGTCGAGCAGGCCGAGGTTGGCCGCGGCGGCCGCCTCGATGTCGCCGGCGGCGTCGCCGAACCACCGCTTGCCGGCCATGGCCTCGGCGTAGTGCGCCGGGTCGTAGGCCGGCCCGCCCGCCACGTGCGTCGCCACCAGCTCGCCGCCGACGTAGCAGTCCATCGCGCCGCCGGGCATGCAGACGATGCGGGCGGGCCTGCCGATGCAGCGCCTGGGCACCGACATGGGCTCGCCGTGCGCGCTCACCAGCATCGTGGCCGGCACCCTGGCCACGCGCACCACGTCGCCCATCGCCTCCTCGAGGGCGCGCAGGTTGCCGACGGGCAGCAGCGCGTCCTTCTCCTCCATGAACAGCGCGGAGGGCGGCAGCCCCGTGGTCTCGTTGGGCTCGGAGTTGCTGGCGTCCTCGATCCGCGCGACGATCTCGTCGATATCGTCCCAGCCGTCGAAGTCGCCCTGGTAGGCCATGAGCCGCGACAGGAAGCGGTTCGACGACTCGACCTTGCCCTTCGTCTGGGGGCTGCGCGGGCGGCACAGCTTCAGCTCGAAGCCGGCGGCCTTGGCGAACTCGTATGCGCGCTGGACCTTGAGGCGCCTGCCGCCCTTGATCGTCACCAGGGCGGACATGTTGTCCGTGACCCACTCGCGCGGCACGCCGCCGAGCCTCGCGATCGTGGCGTACATGCACCTGACCAGGTCGTCGGTCGTCCTGGTCCTCGACCGGATGAATATGTGCCTGCGGGAATGGCCCAGCGTCGCCGCGAACACGTTGAACTCGAACAGCTCGCCGTCGCGGTTTGCCATCTTGACGGACTCCTTCCAGTCGAACTGCAGCTGCAGTCCGGGCGGCGTCTCGAAGCGCGGGTGCGGCTCCGGGCCCCCGGAGGCCCCGACGGCGATGCCGTTCTTGCGCATGAACTGGGTGAAGGCGTTGTAGCCGGCCAGGTCCTCGCCGGGATACCTGTGCAGCAGCCACTCGTGGATGCCCTTCTTGGTGACTCCCGGCAGTTGCGCCTTGGCTGCCACCTCCTCGATGTGCGCGTCGAACGAGCCCGCCCTGTCGCCGCGCCCGTCGTGGGGCCGCCCGCCCTCGGCCCTCCAGTACGACGCCACGGTGTGCCTGTCCTTGCCGTAGCGCTTCGCTATGTCGCTGAAGTTGGGCTTTATGCCCGCTTCCCTGTACATGTCCAACTCTCCGATCAGGTTCTTCTCCGCCACGGCCCGCTCCTCCCGAAAGCATCGTTCGCTCGTCGATCGAAGCGTAAGTCCCGGCGTTGGTGGAAATGGTGAAAATGCGTTGGCGCAAATGGCGGGATTGCGTTGGCATGATTGGTTATTGAGCGTTGGTCAAAATGGTTGTTTTTACAGTAGCGCTAACACCAGGTCGAGGTCCTTGGTGGCCCTGAAGTCCTGCCCGGCCTCGCCGAACAGCAGGTCGCAGGCGCCGCCGCCGATCAGGACGTACTCGCCGTCGTGGCCCGCGAAGCGCTCCTTGAACTTATCGATTCCCCTCATGATCGCCTCCAAGCACCCGGGTCAAAACGTTCTCGATCTCGCCCGCGACGCGCGGGTCGTCCCTCTCGTCGGCGGGAAGGGACAGGATGGCCGAAAGCGGGTCGACCGCGCATCCCGGCGCCGGCACGGGCTCGTAGCGCAGCACCTGCACCACGCACGCGGGATTCTCTGGCTCGTCGAGGCCGGCGTCGCGCGCGCCGGCCGCCAGCCCCAGGGCGCGCTCCTGCGCTTTGGTCGCGGCGAAAGTCGGCCAGGGGTCGTCCTGCAGCATCGAGAGCCCGCACAGCGCCGAGATCCCTCCCAGCGGGAGATCCATGTCGGGCACGCGGCCCAGGCGGTGCTCCCTCGCGACCGGGCTCGACATGCGCGGCTCCAAGCGACGCCACATCGCCATCTTGTCCCTGCCGGGGCGCAGCACCCGCCGCCGACCCTCGGCGGCGACGATCGAGGGGTCGGCGGCCGCGAGCTCGTCGAATGCGCGAGAGGCGGTCATCTTCGCCGCGCCGAGGAGGCCTGCCGCCTGGGTGACGCTGGCGCCGTCGAGGTCGCCGTAGAGCGCCATGAGCGCGAGGCGCTGCGCCTGGGGCGAGAACGTGCCGACGTCTGTCTGCCGCCTGTCGCGCGCGTGGCTGCTTCCGCTGCTCAGCGCGATTCCCAGGAACGGCAGGTACACCTGCTTGTCCGGGGCGATGAAGGGCAGGCCCGCCTCGAGCATCCGCCCGACCCTGTAGCCCGTGGCGTCCTCGAGGGCGAAGGCCACGGGGGTCCCCAGGGCCGCCTCCAGGGCGTCGCGGTGCTTCGCCATGGTCTTCACCGTCGGGCTTTCAGCGGGGGAGGCCACGGCGAACGGCACGCCGAAGGCGGTCCACCGCTCCAGGGAGTACAGCCCCCTCAGGTAGAGGGGGAGCCCCGAGGCGTCGACGGGCTCGCAATCGACTCTCGTGTGCAGCGTCTTCTCAACGTGTTCCCTCATGCTCCGCCTCCTCATGTAACTAAACAATTATCAATGTACCATTATGAATGGTACATAGCAAATCAATTAGTTACATTTAATGACGCCTTGCGGGCCCTCGTGGTCTTTCGGAATCGCGATGCGTCTAGCAGGGCGCTCCGCTCGTTTTTCCCTGCGTTTTCGTCTCGACAAAAGAGATATCTGCTCATGCCCGCGGCATTCGGCAGGCTTGTCGAATGCCGCGGGCAGTAGCGGGCAGTAGCGGGCAGTAGCGGGCAGGCACTTACCTCCCGCTTGCTCGATAGTACCGCCTTGGGTCGTGCTGGTTTGATCCGACCCATTCGAGAAGTCCTTTTTCGGCAAGGCGCTTCAGGGTCTCCGTCGCCTTTACCCTCCCGACCCCCGTTTGCTCCATGAGCTCTTTTCTCGCCACGCAACCCGAGTCGTGCGCAATCTGCATGGCGACCTTCTCGGTTTCGCTGAGTTTTTCGAGGGAACCGGGGGAGGCGGCGTCTGTTGAACTGATGGCCGCGGCGTCACTCGTCTGTGCCCCGGGACGCTCGAAGCGTATTACGGTTGGGTTGACGTCCTGGCGGTAGCTGAATGCCACGCCAGCGGCGTCGCGCGCCCTCTTGATGCGCGGTATGCCGGTGCCGTACTGCTCGATCATGCCCGATCTGAAGAGCACCTGCGCGATGTTCGGGTTGCGCTGCTTGGAGTCGCCGCCCGATCCCTCGAGGTGCCTGTCGGGGGAGTCGCCCTCGGGGAACAGCCCGGGGCTCACTATCTCGATGAAGTCCATGTAGACGTTTACCTGAACGGACGTGCCGGTCGTGTAGTCGCGGTGGCAAAGCGCGTTTGCTTGCCCCTTCCACGTTTTCATGCGCCTTAATGCCCTTTGTGAAGAATCGTCCCATTGGGAAACGGGTCCCAATGGGACGATTTTGGCATCAGGCATAGGGGAAATCGGTGCGTGCCGTGCGTTTGAAGCTATGTGCTATTCCGATTCTCTAATGCGTCCCAGGCGGCTCGAAATGCTCCATCGAAATTGCTGGCAATCCTCTCCACCTGCGCAAAATCCCCGTCCTGCCTTGCGTTTTCGTCTTGGCAAAAGGGATGTCCGTAGTCGGACCGCGCCCCGCGCTGCCTTCTGAGGTTGCAACCTATAACGACTACCAACATCAGCGCTTACTGGTTAAGCCTGGTTTGACTTGCTACTGGCAGACTCGTCGCAATCGCGACTCCATCACCTTCGATGAGTGGGTCGAACTCGACCTTTGGCCAGGTCGATGTCGAAGAAGGGGTGCAGCCCGGACGACTCGGCGATGGAGGGATTCTTCGGCAGGCTCAAGAATGAATTCTTCCACCGTCGGGACTGACCGGGCGCGACGGTACCCGAGTTCTGCCGAATGCTCGACGCCTATCTGAGATGCTGCAACGAGGAGCGGCCGAAAGAGAAGCTGGGATGGCTGAGCCCGATGCAGTACCGCAGAAGCTTAGGGCTGGCCGCATAGCCGGTCCAAAGAAACGTCCGCATCCCCTTACCTTGGACGCTATCGAGGAGACCGACGAGGAATTCCGCATCGGCGCCATGGCCGCCCTGCGCCAGATGGAAACCCACGCCGGCCTTGACGCCTATTCCTGCGGCGCCATCAAGGCGGCGTTCCAAGACATCGTTGGCGTGCAGTTCCGCAACGGCGCTACGCCCGGCGGGAGCCTGTGGCGTCGCATGGGCTTCTCCGACATCGTCACGGCATTTCTTGCCATGGACAGCTACGTCGAGTTGCACGAAGGCGGCATCGTGCCTCTGGAATGGTTTGTGAACATGCCCTACGACAAGGACATCCTCGTGCGCCTCATCGTCAAGAAGCGCGCCGGCGCGTTCGCGTACCGGGCCGTGCGCAAGCAGCGCACCGACCTTCTCACGCTCAACTGCATGGCGGCGAAGCTGGGCGACGAATACCGCGTGACGATGGGCGCTCGCCCGGGTCGTGCCGTGCTTCTGCGCGACGACCAGGACATCCTTGCCGACGGCATCAGCGAGGCAAGCACCGCGGCGTTCGCCGAGCATGCCGCGGGAAGCATCCGCGTTTCCGGGAACATGTGGGGCAGCGTCGAGTATCGCCGCGCGCTCGCGCCCGTGCTCGTGCGCCGCGCCCTGCTGATGTTGGGGGAGGTGCGTTAGATGGAGGTCAAGATCAAGCTGAACAGCAAAACGGTGGTCGACGACGTCTCCGCCGACATGCTGTTCATCGATTTCGTGCGCGCTCACGGGTGCAAAAGCGTCAAGCGCGGCTGCGAGACGTCCGCGTGCGGCTTGTGCACGGTGATGCTCGACGACGTGCCCGCGCTGTCCTGCTCCACGTTAGCCGCCCGCGCCGACGGCCGCAGCGTCTACGCGCTGGAAGGCCTGCAGGCCGAGGCGTCGGAGTTCGTGGGCTTCATCGCCGATCAGGGCACCGAGCAGTGCGGTTTCTGCAACCCCGGCTTCGTTATGAACACCATCGCGCTGCTGCGCGAGAACCCCGATCCCACCGACGACGAGATCTTGGCGTACCTGAGCGGCAACCTGTGCCGTTGCTCGGACTACGTGGGCCAACTGCGCGGCATCCGCGCCTTCTTGGATGAAAAGCACGGCAAGGAGGTCGAGCGTGGATAAGCCTGAATACCGCTCCGTGGGCAAGTCGGTCCGCAAGAAGGACTCGCTGCAGCTTCTGCTGGGCAAGCCCGTCTACACTGAGGACATCGCGCCCGACGCGCTGGTGGTCAAGCTCCTGCGAAGCCCCCATGCCAACGCCATGGCGAAGGCCATCGACACGTCCAAGGCGAAGAAGGTGCCTGGCGTGGTGGACGCGTACACCTGGGAGGACGTGCCCGACCAGCGCTTCTCCAACGCCGGGCAGACCTACCCCGAAACCAGCCCCTACGATCGTCTGGTCATCGATCGGCACGTGCGTTTCGTGGGCGACGTGGTGGCCATCGTGGCAGCCGAGAGCGAGAAGGCGGCGCAAACGGCCCTTTCGCGCATCAAGGTGGAATATGACGTGCTGGAGCCCGTCCTGGATTTCCGCACCGCGAAGGACAACCCCGTGTTGGTGCATCCCGCGTTCGTCACCATGAAGACGGGGCGTCCGGCCCTGTGCGTGTTCTCGCGCAAGGAATCGCAAACCTGCGGGTCGCCGCGCCACGAGATGGAGGTCAAGGTCCGCCTGGGCGCCAACGAAGACGGCCGCATCCGCGCGCTCGAGGTTACCACGCTGTCGAACTCGGGCGCCTACGGCGAGCACGGCTGGGCCACGGTCGGCCTGACCGGCCACAAGTCCATCCCGCTCTACCCCGGCTCGCTCGAGGCGTTCAAGTTCGACGCGAACGTGGTGTACACGAACATGCAGCCGTCCGGCGCGTGCCGCGGCTTCGGTGCCACGCAGGGCCAGTTCGCCGTGGAGAGCGCCGTCAACGAGCTGGCGGCGAAGCTGGGTCGCGACCCGGTGGAGCTGCGCGAGCAGAACATGGTGCGCGAGGGCATGGCGATGCCCGCCTACTTCGGCGAGGTGGCCAACGCCTGCGCCCTGGACCGCCGCATGCAGCATTGCAGCGACATGTTCGGGTGGAAGGAGAAGTTCCCCGTACGCGACATGGGCAACGGCAAGGTGCGCGCCGCCGGCATCGCCATGTCCATGCAAGGTTCGGGTATCTCCGGCATCGACGTGGGCTCGGTCACCGTCAAGCTCAACGACGACGGGGGATACATGCTGCTCATCGCCGCGGCCGACATGGGCACGGGTTGCGACACCATCCTGGCCCAGATGGTCGCCGAGCATATGGAATGCCCCGTGGAGGCCGTGAGCGTGTTCGGTGCGAAGTCCATTAGCGAGATCGTCATGAACACGCCGGCTCCGGCGTTGGCGCAGGCCATCTAACGGGCAACGGGCGTGTGGCATCGCGAGCTGCCCATCCTTCCCGAGCGCATTTTGTTGGCGAAACCTGAGGAGTAAGCATTCTAAGCAGCTTGCTACATATCCAGCGTGGGCTTACGGCCATCATCGGCAGTGGCGGCAAGTCCACGCTTTTGCGCGCCTTGGCCGAGGAGCTGTCGCGCGATGCGCGCGTGATCGTGGCCACCAGCACGAAGATGCACGTGCCCGACTGGTGCCCCGTGGTGCTGGGCGCGTCGCTCGATGACGTGCGGATGGCGCTTTGCGAAGCCTCCATCGTGTGCGCGGGCTCCATCCATCTGCCCATGGGGAAGCTGGCCGAGCCGCGGGCGGCGTTTTCCGACCTGGTCTGTTCGGCGGACTATGTGCTGGTGGAGGCGGACGGGGCGAAAACGCTCCCGCTGAAGGCGCATGCCGAGCACGAGCCGGTCATCCCCGCGTGCGCAGGGCGGACGGTGTGCGTGGTCGGGGTCGACGGCTTAGGCGCCCCCCGTCTTGCAGACGTGCCACCGTCCGCAGCGATTCGCGCAGCTGGCCGGCGTTTCCGTCGACGATGCGGTCACGCCCGAGGCGGTGGCGGCGGTGCTGCGCGCCGAGGGGCTTCATGACGTGGTTTTGATCAACAAGGTGGAGACCGCCGCCGACTGGCGGGCGGCGCAGCGCATCGCGGCGCTATGCGAGACGCCGGTGGTGGCGGGAAACCTTTGGAGGGACGATCTTCGATGTTTGCGGTGATCCGCGGCGCCGGCGATATCGCCGGCGCCATCGCGCCGCGCCTTGTGCGATGCGGCGCTTCCGTGCTTATGACCGAGATAGAGCAGCCTTTGACGGTACGCCGCACCGTTGCCTTCAGCGAAGCTGTTCGCGTGGGGAAAGCCCAGGTGGAAGGTGCGACGGCCGTGCGGGCGCAGGACGTTTCCCATGCCTTGGGGCTGCTTTCCGGCGAAGGGGTCGTCCCCGTTCTGGTGGACCCCGCGTGCGCGTGCGTCAAGGACGTGGCGCCCGACGCGGTGGTCGATGCCGTGTTGGCCAAGCGCAACCTGGGCACTTCCATGGATATGGCGCCCATCGTCGTCGGGGTCGGCCCGGGCTTCACCGCGGGCGTGGATTGCCATGTCGTGGTGGAAATCGTGCGCGGGCATACCCTGGGCCGCACGCATTACGAGGGGTCGGCGTTGTCGAACACCGCGGTCCCCGGCCTTGTGGGCGGCTTTGCGGGTGGCGTGCTTGAGACCATCCTTCATGTAGGCGGAACGTTTTCGGCTCGATAGGGCGTGAGGCGTTAAGCTGCTGCGATGGCCTGCCACAATCTGGCGAAGGCGTCGCGCTAAGCCGCGCCATCGGGAGATGGCGTCGGGCGCGAAGGCGCATCAGGGTGTTCCGGCCATGGCGGCGGATCGATCACCGTCATGTCAAGGCGAAGCGTTTGGGCGATAAGCGTTGCAAGCTCGTCGTCGGTGATGTCGGGCTTGGCCTTCATCATCCCCGCTAACCCGAATATGAGCAGGCCGAACGTTTCGGGGATCAGCTGGATCTCGATGGTTCGGTACGCCATGTACTCGGACACGATGTAGTTCTGGATGCATGTCACCACCTCGCGGACGGCCTGCGTGGCGAAGCGGTCGCGCAGGCCGAGCTCCTCGAGCACGGAGAACATCGGGCGAGGGTCGCCCGATGCGGTGTAGAGCGCGCGTCGCAGCATGGACACGCAGTTTTTCAGTTCCGAGGGGGTTTCGCCGAACGCGCGCAGCTCGTTCCAGGTGGACACGCTTTCGACCAGATCCTCAAGATAGTCCTCGATCACGGCGTCGGTGACGGCTTGCTTGTCGGGGAAGTAATAGTACAGAAGGCTGCGCGCCACGCCGGCCTTGCGTGCGATGGCGGCCATGCTGGTGGCGGCGACCCCTTCGGTTTCGTAAAGCTCGCGCGCCGCCAACATGATGTCGCCGGCGGTGCCTTCAAGTCGTGCGCTTTGCCTGACCTGCCGCGTGACGGGGTGCGGCAGGTCAGGATCGAATCCGGGTAACGGCTTGCTGTCCAGTGCAGACACGGGGCTCCTTCGCATGTTGGGAAGCCGCCGCGCTGCGTGCGCTAAGGCGCGGTTCGCTGTAGATCAGCGGTTTTCCTCGACGACCTCTCGATAGCTCTTCGTGTCATTATAGAGCTCGTCTTTAAGCGGGTTAAGGCGCCGTGCGCGGATTCGGCGTAGCTGGTAGGCGGCAAGGGCCGCATTGGCGATGAGCGCCACCAGGCTGACGGCGAAGAACGCGTTCGGGTTGTGGGTCGTGGGGATCTCGGCGAATGTTACGGGCGCTCCACCAGGGTTTTGACGCGGCCCTTCTCGTCCCATGCGGCCGCGTAGCCGAACTCCTCCAGGTTAGCCAGCGCTGCCTCGCGTTGACCCTCGGGAACGTCGATGCTCTCGAGGTACACCCTGCGGAAGCGCGGGTTGTCGATGTAGAGCTCCTGCTTGAAGGGGTTGCGCTTCTTGCCGAAGATCGTGTAGGCCTGGTAGATGAACACGCCCGCGTTGAAGATGAGCGCGATGACCGAGATGGTCATGTGGGCTGCAGGGTTGTTGGTGGAATGGACCACGAACGCCGGATGCAGGAAGAACCAGGGGATGGTCATGGTGACGATCATGTTCACGGCAAGCGTGCGGACGCGGTGCTGTGCGTAGGCGCCGCGCTTGATGAAGAACGCCGGGATGGTGCAGGCTGCCAGAAGCACCAGGCCGCAGTACATGGAGCGGTCGGAGACGCTGTTGTAGGTGTAGGCGAAGTTCCACAGGTCGTAGCCGATGATCCAGAACCACAGCTGATCGGGCCAGACGTAGTCCTTCTTCTTACCGCGGCTGACGATGATGCCGAAGAAGCCGCAGATGCAGATGGCGTTCAAGATGCCGGCGATGCCGTTCATGACGTTCCACGGGCCGCCGACCACCATGTAGCCGTCAACGATGCCGTTGACGCCCGTGAGCTGGAAGTCGCGGATACATGCCTCAAGGATGTTGATGGCGAAGATGATGGGCGGTATGCAGACGATGTACTTCTTCTGGAAGGCGGGGAAGTAGACGATCAGCCAGCCCAAGACCGCTCCGGCTAAGCACGAGTAGGTCTTCACCCACTGGAACCAGGTGCCGGCGCCCGTGCCCTCGACCGCGGTATGGGGCCAGACGAAGACGGTCAGAACGACCGGTAGCGCGATGAATATGACCGCGCCGACCCATTTGTTCAAGCGCGATAGCTCGTTCATGCCGATCAGAAATGCCAGGTACAGCAAAACGCTCACGCACGCCGTTGCCGATAGCGGCTCGTAGAAAAACATGGTGAATCCCTCCTCCTTGTATGCTTGCAGGCCGTCCGGGGCGCCGTTCGGCACTCTTGCGATGGCGTGCATCCGGCTTCGGCCCGCTCCCTTCGGTGAGAGTGTAGCAAGGGCTTTTTCCGTTGGTTTGACGGTTCGCTCTTGATTCGTCAGGGATGGGCTTCGACGGCAAGCGGCTGTTTTTCGCCGGGAAACGTGATTGACGGAACGGTAACGGTTGGAAAAATCTGTGCAGAAAAAGGCATTGATTGGTATGCGGAATGAACAGGGTTTCGCTGGAAAATACGCGCGAAACATAAGGATTATGGGATCGGGCAATCATTTTTCCGCTTAGATTCCCGGGATTCAACCGATAGAAGCCGGCAACGAATTTGCTGAAAATCGATTGACAATGACAATCGTCGTCACGTTTAATGCGCTGAGACGCAAGTCGTGGGAAAACGTATTTGCGCAACCTCATTGAAGGCTGTCAACAGAAAGGGTATTGCCATGGCGGATAACGTGGTAGTGGCAAGGAACACCGAGAACGCACCGAAGTGCCCGATGTGCTCTCAGACCGTCGCTTTCTCCCATTACAACAACCTCTCGGCCCAGCTGCCCGTCGATCCTAGGACCGGCGCTATCGTCGAGGGCGGTGTCAAGGAGCAGGCAGAGCAGTGCTTCCGCAACATCGCAGCCATCGTTGCGAGCATTGATCATGACCTGAACGACGTCGTTCGTGTCACCATCTTCGTCAAGGACATCATGGACCTCGACGCTGTGGAGAGGGCTTACAAGTCCTTCTTCACCACCTACGTGCCCGCCCGCACCATCGTTGCCGTCAACGATCTGCCCATGGGCGCCCTGGTCCAGGTTGAGGCTCTGCTCACCAACGGCGAAGGCACCATCCCGAACGAGCCTCAGGCCGGCGATCTGGTCAAGTACGCCAACAACACCCACAACGCCCCGTTCGACGCAATGTCCACGCAGTCCGTGGCGTTCTCCCACTACAACAACATCACCGCTCAGCTGCCGATCGATCCGGTTTCCAACCAGATCGTCATGGGCGGCGTGCAGGAGCAGACCGCTCAGTGCCTGAAGAACATCAAGGCCGTCCTGACCGCCATGGATGTTCCGTTCGACGATATCGTCAAGGTCACCGTCTTCCTGAAGGACCTCGGCGACGTCGAGGCCATGAACGAGATCTACAAGCGCTTCTTCCCGGATTCGGGCATCGCCCGCGCCGTCAACTACCTGCCGGCCCGCACCGTGGTCGAGGTCGCCGACCTGCCGCAGCATGCGCTCGTGCAGATCGAGGCCGTGTGCTCCCACGGCGACGGCACCCCGCCGCAGGCCGTCGAGGCCCGTCATGGCCTGATCATCGAGGCCAACAACATCGCCGACGCTCCGAAGGACGAGCTGTCCTCCCAGACCGTGGCGTTCTCCCACTACAACAACATCTCCGCCCAGCTCGGCATCGACCCGGCTACGGGCGCGCTGGTCGCCGGCGGCGTGAAGGCCGAGACCGAGCAGGCTCTCAAGAACATCAAGGCCATCATCGAGAGCGTCGACCATGCCCTGGAGGACTGCGTCAAGGTGAACATCTTCGTGAAGGACATGAACGACATGGACGCCGTCAACGAGGTGTACGCTCGGTTCTTCCC contains:
- the istB gene encoding IS21-like element helper ATPase IstB, which encodes MSAAVQASPLNRLAANLEELGLEGMASSVPEYVRLVADGRKSLVDAMLELTDAQIALKRRADDERRTRMANFPYIKTLADFDWGFQPSVPRGLVEQLATLEFIDRGDNVVLVGSPGVGKTHLSIAIGHEAVMARKQVYFADCSRLVEDLKHASAKEALARRMRFYEHCSLLIIDELGYLDIGKEGADLLFQLVNRRYALKRSTIVTTNVPVGRWGDVFGSNVTASAVADRLCHHCAMIKITGRSYRLKDVSIGGEDGKEEGA
- the istA gene encoding IS21 family transposase: MAEKNLIGELDMYREAGIKPNFSDIAKRYGKDRHTVASYWRAEGGRPHDGRGDRAGSFDAHIEEVAAKAQLPGVTKKGIHEWLLHRYPGEDLAGYNAFTQFMRKNGIAVGASGGPEPHPRFETPPGLQLQFDWKESVKMANRDGELFEFNVFAATLGHSRRHIFIRSRTRTTDDLVRCMYATIARLGGVPREWVTDNMSALVTIKGGRRLKVQRAYEFAKAAGFELKLCRPRSPQTKGKVESSNRFLSRLMAYQGDFDGWDDIDEIVARIEDASNSEPNETTGLPPSALFMEEKDALLPVGNLRALEEAMGDVVRVARVPATMLVSAHGEPMSVPRRCIGRPARIVCMPGGAMDCYVGGELVATHVAGGPAYDPAHYAEAMAGKRWFGDAAGDIEAAAAANLGLLDSIGGSL
- a CDS encoding ATP-binding protein, translated to MKTWKGQANALCHRDYTTGTSVQVNVYMDFIEIVSPGLFPEGDSPDRHLEGSGGDSKQRNPNIAQVLFRSGMIEQYGTGIPRIKRARDAAGVAFSYRQDVNPTVIRFERPGAQTSDAAAISSTDAASPGSLEKLSETEKVAMQIAHDSGCVARKELMEQTGVGRVKATETLKRLAEKGLLEWVGSNQHDPRRYYRASGR
- a CDS encoding FAD binding domain-containing protein — translated: MAEPDAVPQKLRAGRIAGPKKRPHPLTLDAIEETDEEFRIGAMAALRQMETHAGLDAYSCGAIKAAFQDIVGVQFRNGATPGGSLWRRMGFSDIVTAFLAMDSYVELHEGGIVPLEWFVNMPYDKDILVRLIVKKRAGAFAYRAVRKQRTDLLTLNCMAAKLGDEYRVTMGARPGRAVLLRDDQDILADGISEASTAAFAEHAAGSIRVSGNMWGSVEYRRALAPVLVRRALLMLGEVR
- a CDS encoding (2Fe-2S)-binding protein: MEVKIKLNSKTVVDDVSADMLFIDFVRAHGCKSVKRGCETSACGLCTVMLDDVPALSCSTLAARADGRSVYALEGLQAEASEFVGFIADQGTEQCGFCNPGFVMNTIALLRENPDPTDDEILAYLSGNLCRCSDYVGQLRGIRAFLDEKHGKEVERG
- a CDS encoding xanthine dehydrogenase family protein molybdopterin-binding subunit yields the protein MDKPEYRSVGKSVRKKDSLQLLLGKPVYTEDIAPDALVVKLLRSPHANAMAKAIDTSKAKKVPGVVDAYTWEDVPDQRFSNAGQTYPETSPYDRLVIDRHVRFVGDVVAIVAAESEKAAQTALSRIKVEYDVLEPVLDFRTAKDNPVLVHPAFVTMKTGRPALCVFSRKESQTCGSPRHEMEVKVRLGANEDGRIRALEVTTLSNSGAYGEHGWATVGLTGHKSIPLYPGSLEAFKFDANVVYTNMQPSGACRGFGATQGQFAVESAVNELAAKLGRDPVELREQNMVREGMAMPAYFGEVANACALDRRMQHCSDMFGWKEKFPVRDMGNGKVRAAGIAMSMQGSGISGIDVGSVTVKLNDDGGYMLLIAAADMGTGCDTILAQMVAEHMECPVEAVSVFGAKSISEIVMNTPAPALAQAI
- the yqeC gene encoding selenium cofactor biosynthesis protein YqeC; its protein translation is MLHIQRGLTAIIGSGGKSTLLRALAEELSRDARVIVATSTKMHVPDWCPVVLGASLDDVRMALCEASIVCAGSIHLPMGKLAEPRAAFSDLVCSADYVLVEADGAKTLPLKAHAEHEPVIPACAGRTVCVVGVDGLGAPRLADVPPSAAIRAAGRRFRRRCGHARGGGGGAARRGAS